The genomic segment ACGTGATATAATTCTTAGAGTTTAATTCAATAATTTATTGTGAAATAAAATAAAATAAAATTTATTTTCAGGAGGTTGTATTATAGCCATGAAGAAATTTTTAGCGTTAATACTCGTGTTAATTCTTGCAAGTTCAGCATTTAGTGCGAACACTCCGGCCAAGCTCAAGACTACAAGCCAGCTCAAAACAGAAAGACTCGCAGCACAGCGCGGCACAGTCGGGCAATACATAGCTGAAGATTTACTCGGAGACAAGAAGGGCGATTTATTGACGACTTACGAGAAATATGTAGATGCTGTATCGTCATTACTTCAGGGCAAAGTAAGAGCTATCATAATGGACGAAATGCCCGCGAAAAGATTTCTTGCATCAGTTGAAGGACTCGCTATTATGAATGAGCCTTTATCTGAAGAAAATTACGCGATGGGATTCAAAAAGGGTAATTCTGAATTACTCTCACAAGTTAATAAAGCACTCGCAGAAATCAAAGCAGACGGGACTCTTGATAAAATTTTCAAGAAATACTATGAAACTTTCTTAGCAGGGGACTCATCAAGCATTAAGCCTGAAGATATTGATTTCAACAAGGGGGCAAAGGGCGGCAAATTAGTTGTCGGAACTGAAGCGGGATTCGCTCCGTATGAATTAAAAGTAGGTTCGGGCTTTATCGGGATTGACGTAGAAATGTGCGCGGCAATTGCTAAGAAACTTGATAAAGAATTAGTAATTATCAATATGAATTTTGACGCGCTCCCGATGGCAGTATCTACAAATAAAGTAGATTTAATTTGCGCTGGTATCACAGTAACTGAAGAACGTAAACAAAATATGGACTTCTCAGATAATTACGTAGTCGGGGCAAAACAAGTCGCACTCGTAAAGGCAGATGACTATGAGAAATAATTATAATTCACGCAAAGGACTGGGCCGGGGTGATGTGCTTCTCGGCCTTGTCGCTGTATATTTAATATATTTGCTTTATGCGTCGGGATTCTTTACGGCTGAGGCATGGGCGGATTTCAACCGGAGATTTTATCAGAATTTCGTCAAAGATAGACGTTACATGATGTTAGTCGACGGATTGAAGGCTACAATTTTTATGACAACAGGAGCGACTATAATCGGGATAATTGTAGGCTTAATTCTTAGTGTGATTCGAGTAGCTCATAAGGGCGGCTTAAGAATTCCCGTTTTAAATTGGATTGCCGAGGCTTATATAACTGTCTTGCGGGGGACTCCGGCGATGGTGCAATTATTAATCTGGAATTTCACAATTTTTGCGTCTGCTAGAGATTTAAACACTCAATATATAGCTATTCTTGCATTCGGTCTTAATTCGGGCGCATATATCGCAGAAATTTTCAGGGGCGGAATCGAAGCAATTGACTCCGGACAAATGGAGGCGGCCCGCTCGCTGGGACTCTCTTATGGTACATCAATGAAGCGCGTTATTTTGCCTCAAGCGTTGAGAAATATTATTCCCATGTTATTCAATGAGTTTATTGCACTCTTGAAAGAAACTTCTGTAGCCGGTTATATCGGAATTGATGATTTAACAAGAGCCGGGCAAAATATTCAAGCGTTGACTCTTGAGCATTCACAGCCCCTAGTAATGGTAGCTATAATTTATCTTGTTATAGTAATGCTGTTAACTAAATTTGTGAGTAAATTAGAGCAGTGGCTCAGCAGAGGCAGAAGGAGGTAAATTTTTATGGCAGTAATCGAAATTAAGGACTTGCACAAAACTTTTACTCTTACTGACGGGCGGAAATTGCACGTGCTCAACGGCATAACTACAGAGATAAACAAGGGCGAGAAAATTGCAGTAATAGGGCCTTCAGGTTCGGGCAAAAGTACTTTTCTGCGCTGTCTTAACAGAATGGAAGAGCCGACATCAGGAACTATAAATTTTAACGGTGAAGATATTACATCAAAGAATTGCGATATTAACAAAGTCCGCCGCAAAATGGGAATGGTATTCCAACATTTTAATTTATTCCCGCATTTGACAGTAAGAAAGAATTTGACTCTAGCACCGGTTGATTTAAAGATTATGACTCAGGAAGCAGCAGACGAACGAGCTAAAATTTTGCTTGAAAGAGTCGGACTTGCTGACAAAATTGACGAGTGGCCGGAAAGATTATCAGGCGGTCAGAAACAAAGAGTAGCAATCGCACGAGCTATGGCAATGAATCCCGACGTGCTTTTATTCGACGAACCTACAAGCGCATTAGATCCCGAAATGATCGGCGAAGTTCTTGATGTCATGAAAGAATTAGCGGACTCGGGAATGACTATGTATCTTGTAACGCATGAAATGGGATTCGCTCATAAAATTGCGGACAAAATATTATTTATTGACAAGGGCATTATCAGCGAACAGGGAACGCCTGAAGAAGTCTTTGATCATCCTAAGCAGCCAAGAACTATAGAATTTCTCTCTAAAGTTTTGAGGCATTAATAAATAACTCCCCTTGCTTTTAACTCTAATAACTGGCAGGGGGAGAAAATTTTTACTCTTTCATAAAGTCAAGAAATATATAATCGCTGTTAAAATTTTTACGTATAATATTTATTGCTGCGTCAGATTTGTCTATGCCTATCCATTTGCGCCCGAGTTCATGAGCACATAATAAAGCCGCCCCGCTTCCTGCAAAACAATCAAGAATAGTGCTTTCTTTCAGCGAAGACTGGGCAATAATTAATTTCAGCATTTCGTGATTCTTTTCTGTAGGATAAACGGGATTTTGAGGATCTTTGAATGTCCATACATCTTGAATTTTTTTGCCGTCATGTTCATCAGCATATTTCTTGATTCTGGGATTGCCTCGCGATGACCATTCGATTTTGCCTTCTGAGTCTAATTTATCAAATTCGGCGGGATTTGTCCTCCAGTGCCGCCCCTCAGGAACGGGAATATTACGCCACGCACAGCCCGTTATGCCGTTTTGTGTTTCTCCGGGAGCATGAAGAGGGATCGTTGTATATCGCCTGCCGTTAGAGTCAATTTTCGGAAATCTACGCATTAATTCGTCCTGATTCATTGCAGATTTAATATCATTCCAAATATTATGCCGCGAATCTTTTGCGTAAAATAAAATCATGTCCTTCTCATTGCCCCATGCTCGCCTGTAAAAATTTTTTGGATTAGATTTTATTCGTGCAATGTCATTAATAAAATTGTCCGAGCCGAAAATTTCATCAAGAATAATTTTCACGTAATGTCCCATTTTGCAGTCAATATGAAGATATAACGAGCCTCGAAACGATAAAAGCTCATGAATCATAATTAAACGCTCATACATGAAAGCAAGAAATTTATCGAGCTGCATTTTGTCATTATATGCCATGAATTCTTTTATTGAACTTATAGAATTTGCACGTTTTTGCGAAATAAAGAAGTCTTGCATTGTGTTAAACGGGGGATCAATATAAATTAAATCTATTTTTTCACGGTAATAATTAAGCAGTACAGAAAGCGCAATAAAATTTTCGGATTTAATTAGATAATTTGCTGAGTCAGAAAAATTAATATTTATATTCTCTGCGGCAAATAATGCTTTATTCGATATTTCACTGCGAGTCGGCTTATTATCAAATATAAGTTCTACCATAATTTATAACGAGTAAAGAAATTCACGCAGCACAAGAGCTGATAATATATTGTCTTTAGGATGAGAACGCAGATATTTATACATTATTATTTAAGACAGGAACGCCTATTATATTTTTCTGAATCCAGTTCTTGAAAAGCGGACCCATTTGTCTGTTAGTTTCCTTAGGAGCTGAACACTTTTCTAGAATCGTTTCGATTCCCATTTGATATAAATTTCCTGCTATTCGGTTCACTGTTTGAGGGTTGCGCTTTATTGCCTCTCTATCATGACGCAAAAATGGAATATAAGAATCCTTCAGCGGGAATAACTCCGATTTTAATAACGTCTCAAGCAGCAAAATATTATCATGCTCGTTAAAAGCCTGCTTTATGTCATTAATTATTAAGCTCGAAATCTCCCGCCTCAAATTAGGATTCAACGGATAAACTTTAAAGAGTTCATCTAAATAATTTCTTTGCTGTGCAAATTCTATACTTTGTGATGTCCAGTAATTTATCATGTAAATATTATATTACATTAACGCTCATTTAAGACAACTTCACCGGCCTTAACTGAATGAGTCAGCCAGACATTTCCGCCTATCACGCAATTATCGCCGATTCTTGTATCGCCGCCCAGAATCGTAGCTCCTGCATAAATTATCACGTTGTCGCCTATATCCGGGTGTCTCTTTATGTCTTTAACGAGTGAGCCGTCTTCAGAAACTGCAAAACTTTTCGCTCCGATCGTAACATGCTGATATAATTTAACGTGCTTCCCGATTGTTGCAGTCTCGCCTATTACAACGCCGGTGCCGTGATCTATGAAAAAATATTCGCCGATTTTTGCGCCCGGGTGAATGTCGATTCCCGTTAATTTATGGGCATATTCTGTTATGATTCGCGCGATTAGATTTACACGCATTAAATAAAGCTCGTGGGCTATTCTGTAAGCACTAATCGCAATAAAAGCCGGATAAGAAAGTATTATCTCATCGAGACTCTTTGCTGCAGGGTCGCCCTGATACGCTGAAATTATATCAGTCATTAAAATTTTGCGGATACTCGGCAATTTCGCAATTAATTCATTAATAATTTTGCTTGACTCGTCATGATTGCCCGTTATTCTCGTGATTGAATGCTTTAAATTTTCACATGCAAGATTCAAATTTTCGAGTACGCTTATTTTTTCCGGATTCATGTGAGCAGGGAACATAGCAGCCAGTAAATTTTTGAATGCCGACTCTGTATGCTCGCGAATCCCGTTAAAAGACTCGCCGTCACCAGCTGCTAAATTTTCAAGTTCCTTGCTTGTAGATTTCAAGATTGTATCAAGATTCATGATTTATTCTGCAAATAATTCAGTTGATAAATATCTTTCGCCGTTATCCGGGAATATAGTAATTATATTTTTGCCCGAATTCTCCGGCCTCTGAGCTAATTTTATCGCAGCAGTCAAAGCCGCCCCCGATGAGATGCCCACTAATACGCCCTCAAGTTTGCCCATAAGTCTCGCGTTATTAAAAGCGTCTTCATTATTGACCGTTATAATTTCGTCGTATAAACGAGTATTCAAGACTTCAGGGACAAATCCCGCGCCTATTCCTTGAATCTTATGAGCTCCCGAACGTCCCGAAGATAGCACAGGAGAAGAAGCAGGCTCAACGGCAACAATTTTTATATTGGGATTCTGACTCTTCAAATATTCGCCGACTCCCGTTAAAGTTCCGCCAGTTCCTACACCCGCCGCAAAAATATCAACTTGGCCGCCCGTGTCTTGCCAAATTTCCGGCCCCGTTGTCTGTTTATGAATCTTAGGATTTGCAGGATTCACAAATTGTCCGGCTATAAAACTGTTCGGAATTTTATTCGCAAGTTCTGAAGCCTTCTCGATTGCTCCCATCATTCCTTTTGCGCCTTCAGTTAATATTAACTCTGCGCCGTAAGCTTTCATCAATTTTCTGCGCTCGATTGACATAGTTTCAGGCATTATTATTATTACGCGATACCCACGAGCCGCTGCCACTGAAGAAAGCCCGATTCCTGTATTTCCGCTGGTAGGTTCGATTATAACGCTGTCAGGTTTGAGCCGCCCTGATTTTTCCGCATCGTCTATCATTGATTTTGCGACTCTGTCTTTAACACTGCCCGCCGGGTTGAGATATTCAAGTTTTGCTAAAATTTTAGCCTGCAAATTAAAATATTGCCCGATTCGTGATAATTCAAGAATGGGAGTTCGGCCTATTAACTGATCTGATGACTTGTAAATCATATAGAGTCCTCCTAAAAATAAATATATACGAGCGCAAGAGTCTCGTTTACTTGAAAAAATTTTAATAGCGCAAAAAAGTTTTATAATTTAATCGTGAATTAATTTTGTGAAAGACGGCAGCAACAACAGCAGCATAATACTCCCTGAGTTAGTGCAAAGTTTATATAATTATACATACTGTTTTCACCCCGATAAATAAAAATTTTATTAGTGAATTATGACATGTAAAACTCATTTAATCAAGTGTAGAATACAATAAAAAATTTTTTCAGGAGTGTGATTAATTTTGCTTGAAGTAATTTTATCGTATATGCCTTATGCTCTTGTGAGTACTTCTACACCGGGACCGAATAATTTAATGTGCCTTTATTCCGTGAGTTCAGGAGGCTGGGCGGGAGGACTCAGACTTATATCGGGAATATTCACCGGCTGCACGTCGTTAATGCTGCTTGTATTATTTTTCTGTCATCAATTAAATCAATATGTGCCTGAAGTCGTGAATTATTTAAAATATGTCGGAGCAGCTTATATTGTATGGCTCGCAATACGTATAGCAATCAGCAAACCCGGAGCGAATCAAACACGCGATATAAATTTTAAAAGCGGCTTAATACTTGCATTCACGAATATAAAGATGCTGCTATATTTCATTACTATTTTTACGGCCTATATAATTCCGTCGGGCGCGGGTTTGTATGAATTCTTTGTACACGGGACAATAATTTTATCGATAAGTGCCGCAAACTGGTTCATATGGGGAGCAGCAGGGAGTCTCTTGCACAAGATAATAACGCGGTATTACAGACCGTTTAATATTTCAATGGGAATTATTTTATTATGGTGCGCAGTTAGAATCGTCATGAGTTAATGCAGCAAAAAAAGCGGGTCGACCATTCAAATCAAACCCGCTGCTTTGATTCATGAATTAAAATTTTTTGCGGTTTATTGCAAGAATTCCCACGAACACAAGCGAAATTATAATCATTCCTGAATTACATCCGCCGCCGCCCCCGCCGTAAACAGGATAATCAGGATAATACGGTTCAGAATCGGGACTCGTTTCCGGCACTATATCAGGACTCGGAGTCGGTGTTGGAACTGGAGTCGGAGTCGGCGTTATATTTTCTTGAGGTGTAGGAACTGCCCCGACATCTACGCTGACAAGTGCAATATAATCACCGAGTGAGGCTCTTATTGCCGCAGTGCCTTGTCTTAGTCCTATTATATGGCCGTCTTCTGTAATTCGCGCTATAGAATTATTATCTATGCTTATTTCCGTACCCATTAAGGGCGATGCAACATTATACATTCCTCCGTCTCTAGTTGTCGCGAAAAGAGGCAGAATAAAATCTGAACTCGTATTCAATAAAATTTTTGAGCCGTTAATAAATTCTAAGCTCTGAATGTTCGTTAAATTTGGCTTAATGACTAGTTCGACAGTATTAGAAGTATAAATTTTTCCGTAATCGCCTGAAGCAGCACAAGAAAGTTCATATACACCAGTCAAATTATTAGGAATAACAAAATTTGCTGAAAATGTTTTCTTGTCGCCCTCGTCATTGAGAGTAATTATTCTTGCGTCAGAGTCGCCATCCATGAATAAATAAACGCCGTTATTCATTTCTGTGTCAATCTTGGCCGTAAAATTCACCGTCTGAAGCTGATTCGCCGTTAAAGTGCTGTCTTGGCCGTTCACAGTCAAATTAAATTCTTGAGTGAAAATATTTGCAGTCTCGACCGGATTAATTACTGAAACATTTTTGCTCGTTCGTGGACTTGAGAATCTAGCAGAGACTCCGACTCCTGATGTATCAAATTTTGATGATGGGCCTTGTAATAATTGCACAACAAGTCCGCCTATATCGTCCTGTTTGCAGATTGAGACGTGATTATAATCTAAGCCGCTTTTTTCCGTAGAGCTTGAAAATTTTGATACTGCGCTTGACATTCCCACGGCTATATCGTAATCATCATCTCCGAATATAATTCTAAATAATGCAGACGGTGTACTAAATAAAGAAGGCATATATCTTAGAATCACAAAGAAAATTCTCGGTAAATCAAAAAATTGCAGAGAGTCTATATTTTCTCTGACTCTGCCGTAAATTACATGAATAGGCACACTTGAGCGGGAATTAAGCGAATTAATTAACTCACTGTTTACTGCTAAATCTCTTAGGCCGCTTTGTGCATATGTAAAATGACTCTGTACAGATCCCTTCACTAATGCGAGCACGCCTCTAACAAATAAGTAATCAGGATCAAGCAAATCCGCTACAGTATCAGGTGCAAGAGGTGTATCACCATAAAGCGCGTAATTAGCCATAGGGCTGCCCTCATGAGGTGTAGCAATAGTAATAATTCTGCGTATTAGTCCCTGTTTATATGCGAGTGCCGAATTTTTTTGACCAGAGTCGGCCTGTAAAAATCTTCTCGCCATTAAGCCGCCCATGCTGTGAACTACTAAATCAACGCGAGTGCAGGCAATATTATAATGCTCATTTACAGCGTCAAGAACGTCAGCAATATGATAAAATAATTCGCTCCGTGAATTGTCAGGGATTTCGTCAATGGGCCCGTTAGTGTTCGTGTAATTCCAGCCTGAAATATAAGGATAACTGCCCCCGTATGCATTGTATAAAGAATTCCAAACGCCCGGACCTCCTACGTTAAAAGTCCCCGAATATCCCGTGAATTAATACGACCGGGACAGCTTGAATCTTTAACCCTAAAGGCGGGATATTTTCACTAATTCCTGAATTATCGGTGAAAGTCAAATTTACGTCAAATGCATGAGACGGGAATAAAATATTATTAGCCGGATAATTTGACGGAGATATAAGCACTGCAGACGCTTGATAGATTCCATTGCCTAGATCTGTAGTGCTGATTTCTATTTCAGTCCCGCCGCCGTGCCTGTTGAGATCTTCAAGAGTCCCGAATCCTTCAGGAATGGAAAATTTGAACGTCCCCGCCCTGTTTGATTGAGCGCGTAAAAATAATCTCGTGTTGCCGTCAGCAGT from the Synergistaceae bacterium genome contains:
- a CDS encoding LysE family transporter produces the protein MLEVILSYMPYALVSTSTPGPNNLMCLYSVSSGGWAGGLRLISGIFTGCTSLMLLVLFFCHQLNQYVPEVVNYLKYVGAAYIVWLAIRIAISKPGANQTRDINFKSGLILAFTNIKMLLYFITIFTAYIIPSGAGLYEFFVHGTIILSISAANWFIWGAAGSLLHKIITRYYRPFNISMGIILLWCAVRIVMS
- a CDS encoding alpha/beta hydrolase, with translation MSGWNYTNTNGPIDEIPDNSRSELFYHIADVLDAVNEHYNIACTRVDLVVHSMGGLMARRFLQADSGQKNSALAYKQGLIRRIITIATPHEGSPMANYALYGDTPLAPDTVADLLDPDYLFVRGVLALVKGSVQSHFTYAQSGLRDLAVNSELINSLNSRSSVPIHVIYGRVRENIDSLQFFDLPRIFFVILRYMPSLFSTPSALFRIIFGDDDYDIAVGMSSAVSKFSSSTEKSGLDYNHVSICKQDDIGGLVVQLLQGPSSKFDTSGVGVSARFSSPRTSKNVSVINPVETANIFTQEFNLTVNGQDSTLTANQLQTVNFTAKIDTEMNNGVYLFMDGDSDARIITLNDEGDKKTFSANFVIPNNLTGVYELSCAASGDYGKIYTSNTVELVIKPNLTNIQSLEFINGSKILLNTSSDFILPLFATTRDGGMYNVASPLMGTEISIDNNSIARITEDGHIIGLRQGTAAIRASLGDYIALVSVDVGAVPTPQENITPTPTPVPTPTPSPDIVPETSPDSEPYYPDYPVYGGGGGGCNSGMIIISLVFVGILAINRKKF
- a CDS encoding site-specific DNA-methyltransferase, producing MVELIFDNKPTRSEISNKALFAAENININFSDSANYLIKSENFIALSVLLNYYREKIDLIYIDPPFNTMQDFFISQKRANSISSIKEFMAYNDKMQLDKFLAFMYERLIMIHELLSFRGSLYLHIDCKMGHYVKIILDEIFGSDNFINDIARIKSNPKNFYRRAWGNEKDMILFYAKDSRHNIWNDIKSAMNQDELMRRFPKIDSNGRRYTTIPLHAPGETQNGITGCAWRNIPVPEGRHWRTNPAEFDKLDSEGKIEWSSRGNPRIKKYADEHDGKKIQDVWTFKDPQNPVYPTEKNHEMLKLIIAQSSLKESTILDCFAGSGAALLCAHELGRKWIGIDKSDAAINIIRKNFNSDYIFLDFMKE
- the cysK gene encoding cysteine synthase A; protein product: MIYKSSDQLIGRTPILELSRIGQYFNLQAKILAKLEYLNPAGSVKDRVAKSMIDDAEKSGRLKPDSVIIEPTSGNTGIGLSSVAAARGYRVIIIMPETMSIERRKLMKAYGAELILTEGAKGMMGAIEKASELANKIPNSFIAGQFVNPANPKIHKQTTGPEIWQDTGGQVDIFAAGVGTGGTLTGVGEYLKSQNPNIKIVAVEPASSPVLSSGRSGAHKIQGIGAGFVPEVLNTRLYDEIITVNNEDAFNNARLMGKLEGVLVGISSGAALTAAIKLAQRPENSGKNIITIFPDNGERYLSTELFAE
- a CDS encoding amino acid ABC transporter ATP-binding protein, whose product is MAVIEIKDLHKTFTLTDGRKLHVLNGITTEINKGEKIAVIGPSGSGKSTFLRCLNRMEEPTSGTINFNGEDITSKNCDINKVRRKMGMVFQHFNLFPHLTVRKNLTLAPVDLKIMTQEAADERAKILLERVGLADKIDEWPERLSGGQKQRVAIARAMAMNPDVLLFDEPTSALDPEMIGEVLDVMKELADSGMTMYLVTHEMGFAHKIADKILFIDKGIISEQGTPEEVFDHPKQPRTIEFLSKVLRH
- a CDS encoding transporter substrate-binding domain-containing protein, with the translated sequence MKKFLALILVLILASSAFSANTPAKLKTTSQLKTERLAAQRGTVGQYIAEDLLGDKKGDLLTTYEKYVDAVSSLLQGKVRAIIMDEMPAKRFLASVEGLAIMNEPLSEENYAMGFKKGNSELLSQVNKALAEIKADGTLDKIFKKYYETFLAGDSSSIKPEDIDFNKGAKGGKLVVGTEAGFAPYELKVGSGFIGIDVEMCAAIAKKLDKELVIINMNFDALPMAVSTNKVDLICAGITVTEERKQNMDFSDNYVVGAKQVALVKADDYEK
- a CDS encoding amino acid ABC transporter permease — encoded protein: MRNNYNSRKGLGRGDVLLGLVAVYLIYLLYASGFFTAEAWADFNRRFYQNFVKDRRYMMLVDGLKATIFMTTGATIIGIIVGLILSVIRVAHKGGLRIPVLNWIAEAYITVLRGTPAMVQLLIWNFTIFASARDLNTQYIAILAFGLNSGAYIAEIFRGGIEAIDSGQMEAARSLGLSYGTSMKRVILPQALRNIIPMLFNEFIALLKETSVAGYIGIDDLTRAGQNIQALTLEHSQPLVMVAIIYLVIVMLLTKFVSKLEQWLSRGRRR